TTATTATCAAGAAAAATTGCGTAATGAATCCACATCTAAGAATGAAACCATCAGCttttggaaacaattttttaaaaaaattctttataaaaagagaacaaGGAGAAAAGAGtaacaacacattttttttttaatattttgaaagggAGAGTAACAATTAGGTGaagtttataattataataaaagtgcTATTATTTACCCATATCAACATACAGAAAGCAATGAGACAAGGGAGGAAAGAATATAACAAGTAAAAATGAGTAAAATTGGAGACAACATTAAGGACATGAAACATGAAGCGTTATTGCCTCTAATGTGACCCCCctgtaatttgttttaaaagaaacCCTCTTCTGTAAATAGTTTTCAAAAGTAACCTCCTTCTGTAAATTTGCCATAAACATGCATCGTTTAGAGGTTTTTCCCCATACAAGCCAGCCAATAAAGAGAACAtaaaagattaatacaagaaCTAGAATGTGGTCATAGCCTAATTAAAAAGTATCTAAATTAGGCAAATAGTTACAATATTTTTGTCTCCAATACTCCAAGTTACTAGAGCAAAGCACACAAGTACAACAACTGTGGACATTGTATTCTGCTACCTTATGCCAGCATCAGTACTAGCGTACATCGTGATTTCATAGTCAATATTGCAGCACACCCTGCAGACAATAAgcaaattatttaataacacccgagtcaaaagaaaaaaacaaataatcaaGTAAATCAAAGAAGTCAAAGAAGTCAAAGAAGTCAAATCCGTTGGCTACTTCAATGGATGGCTATTTCTTAACATTTTCATGCTTCTAATTGCAGTATTAGAACCAAGACCAAAGAAGTCAAATCTCGTCTATCAATTTTCCAGCTACTGAACATGCAGATTCTATTCAAGAGAATTGCACTAGAATACTCTAACAGATACCATGTGTCTTAAAGGATAAAGATTGCTTACCTTGGTGCAATAACTTGCCACTGCCTTGCTCCTAAGTGAATGCCCTGGATGGAAATCATCATCAACGTGTCTTGTAAAGGAAGGTCCAGAACATGCTACAGAAGATGAGTCAGCAGCCTCTTTATTTGCAATGGGAGCAACCTCAGTTAATGAAAAACCAAAGACTCTGCAACTACTTTTACACGAGGGAACCAACTCTTGATTAGCTCTCAGTACTGATATGGAATCGTGTGAACGTGAACTATCCAGCTGATTATGAAAGTTTGAAAGACCAAAAGAATTTGTGCCTTCCTTAGCTAGTCCACAGAGAAGAGGCTCATAGGGGGTTGATACAAATTTTCCACCTTTAACATCAGAAGCATATGAAACTCGTTGATGGAACTTACCTCCCATCACCTGACTAATTTTGTTGTTATAATCGGAGTTTGAAACTAGATTGACTGCTTGCTGGAACATTAACACAGATGATGGAGATGAAACTTGCCCAGATGGAACAGGAGGATGCAAATTTGAGGAATTGTTACTCATGTCGGAACACCATCCATTTCTGGATCTCATCACCTGGTAACCATCAAAGAGTCCACAGCGACTATTTCCACAAGCCTCATCAACAGACAGGGCCCTTCCATATGGTTGGCTTGGAAATATTTCTTGACCTTGCAAGACCTTCTGGAATCTGAAAGATTCACTAAAGCCTATGCCATTGCTGGAAACATTGGAACTCACTTGTGGGATTCCAATGCTATTTCCTGTTGCAGCAATCCTAGGATAGTTTGAGACAGGATAGCACCTCCTCAAATCAGATACCTGGTGACTCTGAGCATTAATACTATCATAAGTAGGATTAACACCCAACATTTCTTGACCTTGCAAGACCTTCTGGAACCTTAGTGATTCCCCAAAGTCTGATGTTCCAATCGCATCTGTCAAAAGAACGGAACAACTCATCAACAATGTTGCATTTGGTAGGACAGCtcaaaaataaaactagaaaaaaatGAGACATACTGGAAACTGGAAATTCTAGCTTGGCTGAAGGCAATCCAATCTTGGTCCTCTTCAAACCAGCTGACATCAAGTTATTTGCAGTAGAAGCAGAACCAGATGGCTCAATCTCCCATGGGGAAACCCTATTATGCCTTGTGACTTCTAAGTCATCCCACCTTACCTGCAAATATGAGAGCGAACTTATGGTCATTATCAATTAAGTTACTCTAGAAATGGCATCATATTATAAGCCATAATTATGAGGATAATAAGTTGACCAGATATCTATAAAAACAATTGTAGTTTCCATTAAGAAAATATGCAATAAATCTTTTGAAGTTATGAGCTGAAAACCAAAAAGTATTCATACTACTTTAGCAGAATTCTCCAAATAAACCAAGTAAAAATACCAGAACAATGATAATCATTGATCTGTTATACCAATGAATTCAATTCCAGAAGTATTTGTACTACTTAACCAGATAATTCAATTCAATCATAGAATTATGTGACTATACACCGGTTGGATAAAAATTGCATACAAATCAAGAAAGAACCTGACAGTTTGAAAGCATGCCCCTGAAATGTGAAGTTAGATGTTATGCATAAAGGTTTATGCCATAAAACAAGCATGAATTCACCAAAAAACCTTCTGACacaatttgttaaaagaaaagaGTAGCAGGAAAAAATGCCATATGCCAGGTAGATATAAAAATGAGGAGCCACAACATTAATAAAACAGCTAAGGCATAAAAAAAGCCAAAATAATCACGCCTCAAGTGTGAGAAAAGCCATCTACCGCCACACTTCAGGCTTGCAAATGATAACTACATTAGGGAAAGTTAAAAAGAGCCCAGCAATATACCATTAGGCATCTCCATTTAGATCCAGGCCATCTAACAGGATCCACATCAGCAATTCCAACAATTAATCCTGTGAATCTGCCCCAAAAGAAAATTGACTAAGATTTTCTATAATAGAGTTATCTAAATGGAACAAGCATAAGCGCGAACAAACCTTCGCTCTGCAGCATCTTCGGTTTCGAAGCGCATCCTGAACCTCATTCCAGCTGAATAAGAATAATCAAGGCTCTTTAAGAATCTGTGGATAGGTATGATGAACTCAGATGTACTGACCCTACAAAGACAGTGGAATATCAAAGACACTGATCAGATGCCATACTTTGtaagaaggaaagaagaaaacaaaaacaggtattacaaaaaaaaaccatgAAAACTTAGACCACAATAGTACATACATGTAAAATCATCAACTGAAGAAAACCATTTCAAGATTCATACGTTGTGCTAGAATAAAAGAACAATGTAGTCTAATTCTAGATTTATTGTCATCAAGAATCTGTTTGTTTGAAAAAGTAACCCAACTATTGGTACACTCAAGTATTAGCAATAACAGGAGCAATAGTCATTGCACTGCAGATTTGCGTGTAGGGCTGTCTGGGGATAATGAGttcaaatggaagaaaagaagtaACTATATGTTGCTAGGATATTTACATAATAATGTATTTAAGAAGTTGAAAGGGGCAATTATTCACCTAGGTACAAATATTTGTCTGCTATTGTCTAAGAAAATACGATGATGATTAATAATTGCATTTGACATTTAGGTCCAAACACATGTAAACCTCttgtaaaacaataaaaaaaaaaaacgaaagatAGTCACAAAGGATATTAGCTTGACTTGTGTGTGCCTATTCTTAGTAAAACATACTATAAAGCATGTGGAGCAACTGGAAGCATTCAATAACTTGCGGGAAGTAGCTAGGAAACTGTTGCAGTTTTGCTTTCTTCAAACTAAATCTCATGTCCAGCATGTCAAACAAGAATGGTTAGCCTAAAATAATGGGGACATGCAGATAGAGTGATTTTTTACTTCATGTATAACTGAATAAACATCCTTTTGAATAGCATAAGGAGTATTGCATCTTATCTTACACAAAAATAACAGTCCTTGAATTGTAGATAGAGACTGACAGTTTCTCTTTCATTAACTAATAAGGAAAGTAGAAGAGAATAACTAGAAAAAAACACCTCGGATTATAGTGAATGCTAAAGGCACATCTTGCAGACAAAGCATTAACCACATCCATAAGACTGGTAGGACTCAATTGCTGGCCAGAAAGAGCTGAAAAGGTACTGCCACTTTTCAATTGAGCCGCCCTACGAATTCCCAATCTCAATTCTCCATCCTCACCCCTGCCATTAAGTACAAAATGTTGGCCCTCTCGGTGTCACGTTTACTAGCTAAATATTTCACATAGAATCCAGGTCTTCATACAATCATACCTAAGAAACAGAACAGCATCTCCAGATACAAGTTTCTTCTTGTTCACAAATGCACTCCAACCGGTAGTAAGCAAGTGTCTTCGTGGCTGCCCTGCTCATGAGAAACAGGAAATAGAAACCCAAACAGTTAAGTGGTACTCTAATTGGTTTGTCCTTATAACTTACAAAGGTAAGACACAAGACACATACCCCTATAAATATGTCGAAACCTCCATTCCTGGCCATGGAGATCCTTCGCCACAAGCTCCTGTGAAGGCCTCTGTTGACTGTAATCCTAAAGTAACAGCAAGACTTAAATTCAAAATGCAATGGAAGAACTATCCAGTATAAAGATAACTTTCAGATTGGACTGTCTCATTTCAAAACATTTAATAAGGGCTAACTTAACTatagcttataaaaaataaaaatgaaaaaaacacaTTAGAACAATTAAGGAACCACTCAAACAGTCTTACTTTCCCACTAGAGAAAAGGAATGGATCACCATTCATAATTATTACCAGGGGAGGGAAGCAATCTTCCGCAGCGCGACGAGGCACGGAGAATCCACCATGAGTGCTGGTATCAGAAGCAGTCAAAGTCTTGCAGAACATGTGGGGCGTCGTGGACTTCATCACAGCTTCAGCATCCTCCTCTTCACCATCAGCATCAAATTCCCCCTCCCGCAGCTTCTGATGTACTTGCTACAAACAATGACAAAGTTAATCACTTCATCAAAAAACACTAACCAAGTACCATTTCCATCTTTTCACTTCCACACAACCAAGTACCATTTTCTAGTACCCTTTTTCCTCTGAAAACAAAACCTACAGCTACATTATGTCCTTTTTGAGTTTTGACACTTTCACTTAAGCTCAATTAAGCAGTTTCTCTATACTAAACAACTATCTCAATTGGTCAAATTTCACTTAACCCCTAAGACTTAGGTGCTAAAGAGGCGAAGTTTCTGAAGTTGAGATAAATTAGTTTCCTTTTTTACCACTTTCACCAAAGTGAAAacgtgaaataaaaaaaaataaaaaatcctcaCCTCAGTTTCGGGAACCAGCACCACCTGGCAATGAACTTCATCACTCCCTTCCTCAGcctgcacaaaacaaaacaaacacatttaAGGTAAGGaaccaaacaaacacaaacaacaacaagaaaaacaacaaaagcagAGACAGCATTTGGATTTGTAGGGTGAAAAGAGAACACCCCACATGAAGCTTGACATCGAGGACGCGACAGAAGACATGGGAGGGGATGTTGGCAGAGGCAGGGAGCGGAAAATCGTGAAGGTGTTGCTCCAAGTGTCCCTGAGGGAAGTACACGACAACACTCCCTTTCTTGGGCAAGGAAATCAATGGACCCGCGCAGGCGTGCCAGAGCTCGAGGCACACGGTGGAGGAGGAGCCAGACGACGGCATTTCATCGTCTTCGGTTGCGTTGTTGAGATCGATGAGACCAGCCATGAGGAGAAGAATGAGAAAGGAGAgggaagaagagagagaagcaAAGAAGAAAGTGAAGTAACGAGTGAGAAATGATGATATTTGAAGGAGTGGTGAGGTTGTTGTTCTTCATGCCTCCTGCTGCTGCAGCTGCTGCATTTTCAGAGAGCGTGACCAACTTTGGCATTGCCAAAAGAAGCTGACCCAATACTCCAAAAAGAAACTGACCCGCTTTCTCTCTCTGTCTTTCTCTCCCCACTCACCTATCACtctctcttcattttttctttcccaCCCTTTGGAGAGAACTCTTCAACTATGGCCCTTCGCTTTTTGGGAAAACCATCAATTCATCATTCATCATTCATCATTCATCATTCATTCATTCGGATTTATTAACCTCCACTACCatcattcatatataattacGTCTCTTAagtattttatcaaaaaaaaattgatttttagacATGTGTAGCTTTTCATAGATCTCCCTAATTTATATTTCTCTTAGTCAATTTTGTATAAgttcttcttttttcaaaaaaatataagaaattcttcttcttcttctaaaaaatgaaataaaagattTTCGTATCTCAAACCTAAATCGTtactttgaaattcaaatttgagcATGTAGTTTCCATAAATacattatacttaaaaaaaaatctgacatCTACAACGATTTTATACAACTCAAACATCAAGTAAAAAAtacctctattttttttataaaaaaaatatgattgaaaaatcgttttatattttaaatatgtattcaGATATTCAATTCTCAAATTTATATGTAGTAtgtacaaatatataatatttattaaaagagaTGTTATATGGTTACTATTTACTAAAGAGATAAATTTTTGGCTAACTTTGAttcatctgaaaaaaaaaaagcatggacctttattttattttatttctattaattaaatgtcattgttgatatgatattatattttgccCTTTTGCTTGTCTGCTGGCTGAGGCGGGAGCAGTGGTTGCAGCTGCTGCAATGCTGAGACGGTTGGGTGTGATGTGtggcagagagagagagagagagagaaagctaTAACAAGAAAGACTGTAGTGCAGTAGTAGGAGTGACTCACTTTTGTTTGTGGAGGTTATTTTGCTGTCTTGGACTGTACGGTCTCCCTGTATTTCCGGGCGGATGTCTATTCTGTCCCCTTCTATTTCACCAAATCTCACACCTATCCTTCtgcatattaaataataatccaCTTTACACATTagtttttttagtattattattaataagttATTAATGCTTGAACTTTGAAATTGAGGTCATTCATTCTATTCTCACTTGTTGATTAGATCTCATTTTCTAATTCTATGTCGGTTCTGTgatgattttgtgttgctgACCATGCCATTAATTGAAGGTTCTATGTAGAATGTAGATATTAGATTAGATTCTCCCTCCACTTCAGTGAGCTGTTCCTGGTACCAAGTTTGGAGGTCAATACACTAGTAGTTCACTATTTTCAGCATTATGATCATGCATCTTACCCTCCACTAGTTAACTATTTTCCcacttatattatattttaagtatAGTTAATAGTTATAGTTAAAGTAGTTAATAACATACATTTTCGtaaccttaaaaaaaacatacattttagtacattcttttgttattgattaaaatttttaaaaatgaataaaattcattgaataaaacaaaattttataatttttaataaatttcaactaataataaaaacatattactaatatttatcttgtattttttttaaaagaaatagatattaagtggatattttttaaatgttgacaACATtcgtatattattatttagtttgaaAATTTAATGGAAAAATATAATGAACTTGAGCCAAAATTTGTCCATTATATAAGCTAATGTAAAGTGTCCGACCTTGATATGTCATTAGTGTAGAAAAGTATGCTTCCAGATGAGGGGGTTTCAATCAAAATCCTGTTGAACCTGAATCATTGAGGCCACACCTTATTACCTATTACCCTCGTATTGGGAAAGCAATGGGGGTTAATGTAGACAATTAACCAAAAAATTGAGACAGATGAGGTTGGAGATAGAAAGTTGCATGCTGTTTTTAAGCATTTCTCTTTTCACATTAGAAATGGCCAAACTACTTTGCCTACCAAAGTTTTGACTTTATTGTTAGGGTCCTATCATAAGTATTAGCTGTCTTCTTAGACAAAAAGTAATGAATAATTCGGGTCACCGTGCCTAACCAACTAGGGAACTGGTATATTAATGCATATCTTTATACTACTTTACTAGCCTGCACCATAAGCTCTTTTGGCCAACCTTGGCAAATCTGAAGATGTCGGTTGCTTTAAATGTGAGACGTTAGTTAATCATTCATGCCCATGCCCTCCACTTTGCCTATTCCTCCCTAGGAAGActactttttcattttctgtcgAGTTCATTTACAAGTTCTAATAAGGTTAAATTAAGGgtatatattgaaaaattgtTCTTGAAAATATGATAGTGACAATTGGGGAGTGAaagataaaatacaaaatataaatttaatttttaaatgtaaaaaaatatatgataaattaattttattgttaattttatgaaattattttattattaaactgtaatatttaataat
This region of Glycine max cultivar Williams 82 chromosome 7, Glycine_max_v4.0, whole genome shotgun sequence genomic DNA includes:
- the LOC100796970 gene encoding auxin response factor 3 — encoded protein: MAGLIDLNNATEDDEMPSSGSSSTVCLELWHACAGPLISLPKKGSVVVYFPQGHLEQHLHDFPLPASANIPSHVFCRVLDVKLHAEEGSDEVHCQVVLVPETEQVHQKLREGEFDADGEEEDAEAVMKSTTPHMFCKTLTASDTSTHGGFSVPRRAAEDCFPPLDYSQQRPSQELVAKDLHGQEWRFRHIYRGQPRRHLLTTGWSAFVNKKKLVSGDAVLFLRGEDGELRLGIRRAAQLKSGSTFSALSGQQLSPTSLMDVVNALSARCAFSIHYNPRVSTSEFIIPIHRFLKSLDYSYSAGMRFRMRFETEDAAERRFTGLIVGIADVDPVRWPGSKWRCLMVRWDDLEVTRHNRVSPWEIEPSGSASTANNLMSAGLKRTKIGLPSAKLEFPVSNAIGTSDFGESLRFQKVLQGQEMLGVNPTYDSINAQSHQVSDLRRCYPVSNYPRIAATGNSIGIPQVSSNVSSNGIGFSESFRFQKVLQGQEIFPSQPYGRALSVDEACGNSRCGLFDGYQVMRSRNGWCSDMSNNSSNLHPPVPSGQVSSPSSVLMFQQAVNLVSNSDYNNKISQVMGGKFHQRVSYASDVKGGKFVSTPYEPLLCGLAKEGTNSFGLSNFHNQLDSSRSHDSISVLRANQELVPSCKSSCRVFGFSLTEVAPIANKEAADSSSVACSGPSFTRHVDDDFHPGHSLRSKAVASYCTKGVLQY